The Toxorhynchites rutilus septentrionalis strain SRP chromosome 3, ASM2978413v1, whole genome shotgun sequence genome includes a region encoding these proteins:
- the LOC129780125 gene encoding 60S ribosomal protein L36, whose amino-acid sequence MAPRYEICVGLNKGHKTTEIKQQQYRGDRKVKGIRPSRTKGIQTKHTKFVRDLVREVVGHAPYEKRGMELLKVSKDKRALKFLKRRLGTHIRAKRKREELSNILAHMRKAAHK is encoded by the exons ATGGCTCCGCGATATGAGATCTGTGTTGGCCTTAACAAAGGTCACAAAACAACTGAGATAAAGCAACAACAGTACCGCGGTGACCGTAAAGTTAAAGGAATCCGCCCATCCCGTACCAAGGGC ATTCAAACCAAACACACCAAGTTTGTTCGCGACCTCGTCCGCGAAGTCGTTGGCCATGCTCCGTACGAGAAGCGAGGCATGGAATTGTTGAAGGTTTCCAAGGATAAGCGTGCGCTGAAATTCCTGAAGCGTCGTCTCGGTACCCACATTCGTGCCAAGAGGAAGCGTGAAGAGCTGTCCAATATTCTGGCCCATATGCGTAAGGCCGCCCACAAGTAA
- the LOC129780121 gene encoding 40S ribosomal protein S6 yields MKLNVSFPATGAQKTFEVMDDHKLRHFYDKRMGAEITADHLGDEWAGYVFKIAGGNDKQGFPMKQGVLTNTRVRLLLKKGHSCYRPRRTGERKRKSVRGCIVDQNLSALALIVVKKGEKDIPGLTDITVPRRLGPKRASNIRKLYNLTKEDDVRQFVVKRPLPEKEGKKPRTKAPKIQRLITPVVLQRKRHRLAIKKRRVESRKEAEAEYMKTLALRRRQERIRRRSRLSSMRDSRSSITSDKDKDKAAVKAAKKVAKKEAKREVKKVTEAAKKSDGKAETKQTKKPEKKVDSKKSDAGKKDKKEKKEKKEQKTVKKEAPSAAKEAPKRKPEAAKSEASAAKKEKKQKKK; encoded by the exons ATGAAG TTGAACGTATCGTTCCCCGCTACTGGGGCCCAAAAGACTTTTGAAGTCATGGACGATCATAAGCTGCGTCATTTTTACGACAAGCGAATGGGCGCTGAAATCACCGCTGATCATCTCGGTGATGAATGGGCTGGCTACGTCTTCAAGATTGCCGGTGGAAACGATAAGCAGGGTTTCCCCATGAAACAAGGCGTCCTCACCAACA CCCGTGTCCGTCTGTTGTTAAAGAAAGGACATTCTTGCTACCGCCCACGCCGCACTGGTGAGCGCAAACGTAAATCTGTCCGTGGTTGCATTGTGGACCAGAACTTGTCGGCTTTGGCGCTCATTGTTGTGAAGAAGGGCGAGAAGGACATTCCCGGACTGACCGACATCACTGTTCCCCGTCGCCTAGGACCTAAGCGTGCGAGCAACATTCGTAAGCTGTACAATCTAACCAAGGAAGATGATGTTCGTCAGTTCGTTGTGAAGCGTCCGTTGCCGGAGAAGGAGGGCAAGAAGCCACGTACCAAGGCGCCAAAAATCCAACGTCTGATCACCCCGGTTGTCTTGCAGCGCAAGAGACATCGTCTTGCTATCAAGAAGCGCCGTGTCGAGTCCCGAAAGGAGGCTGAAGCCGAGTACATGAAGACATTGGCTTTGCGTCGCCGCCAGGAACGCATCCGTCGTCGGTCGCGTCTGTCTTCTATGCGTGACTCGCGCAGTTCCATTACCTCTGATAAAGACAAGGATAAGGCAGCAGTCAAAGCCGCTAAAAAGGTAGCCAAGAAGGAGGCCAAGAGAGAGGTTAAGAAAGTCACTGAAGCCGCTAAGAAGAGTGATGGAAAGGCCGAAACGAAGCAAACTAAGAAACCCGAGAAGAAGGTTGACTCCAAGAAGTCCGATGCCGGCAAGAAGGacaaaaaggagaaaaaagagaagaagGAGCAGAAAACGGTGAAGAAGGAGGCGCCATCTGCCGCAAAGGAAGCCCCGAAGAGGAAACCCGAGGCAGCCAAGAGCGAAGCTAGTGCGGCcaagaaagaaaagaagcagaagaagaagTAA